CACTATTAAGCAGGCGCTCGGTGTGCAGGGCCTGGGCGCGGGAGTCGTCGATGATCAGGACTTTATAGGGTTCGTACTGGGCGGCGCAGGTCAGGACTTCGATTTTTTCCAGCAGGCTCGACGCTTCGAGGGTGCCGGTGAGGAACTCCTGGCCACCGGCGCGCACGGCGGCCAGGCGGGTCGGGGTGTCCGTTTCATGCAGGCTGAAAAACAGCAGCGGCAACCGTTGATCCAGGCCTTCCTGGGCTTCGGCGGCCAGCTTCAGGCCGATACCGGGGCCGCTGAAGTCCACGTCCATGACAATCGCCGCCGGCAAGCGCTCGACCATCGAGGAGCGGAATGCCGAAACGCTGTCCAGGGCCTGGGCGCTGAGGCCGAAGAATTCCAGTTGCTTGGCCAGGCGCTCGGCACGGTCGTGGTCCTGCAACATGACGTAGATCGGCTTGCGCAACGGCGGCAGAAAGGTTTGATCAAGCTGATCGCCATGCCGCAGGCCGGTGCGCGACAGGCGCTGCATCAAGCGGTTGAGATCGGTGATCAGGTCGCTGTTCAGGCGCCCGCGATTGGCGTCCACAGCCTCCAGCGACAGGCTGATCTGGCGAGCCAGCTGGATGTGTTCCGGCTGTTCGAATCGCTCGGCGAACCGCAGCAGGCGCAGGTTGGCCTCGCTCAGTTCCGACAGATCATTGGTCGACCACTCGCTGCGTTGCAGGCGCTGCCATATCTCAAGTATCTGACGTGCCTGATGAATTACCCGCTGGGCAAAGTGGTGCTTGAGGCGCTCGCGGCTGGGATCTTCTGGCTCGGTCATATCCTGACTACTAGTTAGGGGGCACGCTGAGGTCGACTGGTGGCTCTATGCTAGCATCTCTTTTCAATTGCATGAGTGTCGTACGTCAATAATCTGCGTGGCGGGCGCATTCAGTTTGTGACCGATTGGTCTGTAATTGGCTGTCTATTCTTGGTAAAGGCCTGTATTTCGGGCTTCTTATGGTTTTTCCCATGGGCGCGTGACGACTCTATCCAGCATGACGAGTTGAGATATCGGCTTGAATGTATTGAGGATTTCTTGAATGAGGGGGTATAGGGGAATCCCTTAGAGGTAAATTGCCTTTCTGTAGGAGCGAGCCTGCTCGCGATGGTCGTCAACGATGACGCGGGCTGTCTGATGCCCCGTGGTGTCGGATCGTCCATCGCGAGCAGGCTCGCTCCCACAGAGGGACAGGCTTCGCCGGCGGTTACCGAGCGTGTGGTCTATTTCCATCCATCGGGAAGCTTATTTCCGACATGATCCCAACGGCGGGTGCCGGGCCAAGGCACGTTGTTGTATGGTTGTGGTCGAACCGTTGAACCCAAGAGCTTGAAAGGAAATCGCCATGCTGGACTGGAAGAACCGCGCCGGTAGCGCGCCCGAACGTGCCGCCGAACCGAAATCGGCTACCCGCAGTCACCTGGGCGGCCTGGTGTTCAGCCGGGCGCTGGCCACGCTGGTCGGTATCTACCTGCTGGTGACCATTGCCCTGGGCTGGTACTGGAGTGAGGAGCCGGCACTGTTCCCGGTTCAGCAAAACGCCCAGATGGCCGCCGAGAAGGAAGGCAAGCAGATGGTGGTCGGCTACACCACTGTTGAAACCCTCAAGACGGTTGTCGGCACCTTGCTGAACAAGCCAGGCGGCTACATTTCCAATGACCGTTTCCCCCCGGGCCTGTGGATGGATAACACGCCGAGTTGGGAATATGGCGTACTGGTCCAGGTCCGTGACCTGACCCGCGCCATGCGCAAAGACTTCGCCCGCTCGCAATCGCAGTCGGCCGAAGACGCCGATCTGGCCAAGGCCGAGCCGCGTTTCAACTTCGACAACAAAAGCTGGGTGCTGCCGTCCAGTGAGTCCGAGTACCAGGAAGGCATCAACTCCCTGAGCCGTTATCAGGCGCGTCTGTCCGATCCTAATCAGAAGACCGCGCTGTTCTATGCCCGTGCCGACAACCTGAACAACTGGCTGGGTGACGTCGGCACACGCCTGGGTTCGCTGTCGCAACGGCTGTCGGCCAGCGTCGGTCGGGTCAAGCTCAACACTGCGTTGAAGACTGAGGTCGTGGCACCGGGTGTGGCGCCGCAGGTCGATGAGGAAATCGTCGAGACCCCATGGATGCAGATCGATAACGTGTTCTACGAAGCCCGCGGCCAGGCCTGGGCCTTGTCCCATCTGCTGCGTGCCATCGAGGTCGACTTCGCCGACGTGCTGGCCAAGAAGAACGCCACCGTCAGCGTGCGCCAGATCATTCGTGAGCTGGAGGCGTCCCAGGAGCCGGTGTGGAGTCCGATGATCCTCAACGGCAGCGGTTTCGGCGTGCTGGCCAACCACTCGCTGGTCATGGCCAACTACATTTCCCGGGCCAACGCGGCGGTGATCGATTTGCGTCAACTGCTGAATCAGGGCTGAGTCATGGTCGACAGTTCCAGCGACAACCTGCGCGAGGCCGCCCATCGGGCGGCGTCCGACGCGGAGCAAATTGCCTGGGTCGACGAGCAGGACAACCTGCTCGGCGCGCTGGTGCGTTCCGAACTGCGCGAGCGCGGGCTGATCGGACGCGGTACCTACATCATGTTGTTCAACTCCGCCGGCGAGCTGTGCGTGCACCGGCGCACCCTGAGCAAGGCAATCTATCCGGGGTATTGGGACGTGGCGGCGGGCGGCATGGTGCTCGCTACCGAAACCTACGCCGAATCGGCGGCCCGGGAGCTGGAAGAGGAACTGGGGGTAAGCGGTGTCGAGTTGACCGCC
This genomic interval from Pseudomonas putida contains the following:
- the gcbA gene encoding diguanylate cyclase GcbA; its protein translation is MTEPEDPSRERLKHHFAQRVIHQARQILEIWQRLQRSEWSTNDLSELSEANLRLLRFAERFEQPEHIQLARQISLSLEAVDANRGRLNSDLITDLNRLMQRLSRTGLRHGDQLDQTFLPPLRKPIYVMLQDHDRAERLAKQLEFFGLSAQALDSVSAFRSSMVERLPAAIVMDVDFSGPGIGLKLAAEAQEGLDQRLPLLFFSLHETDTPTRLAAVRAGGQEFLTGTLEASSLLEKIEVLTCAAQYEPYKVLIIDDSRAQALHTERLLNSAGIVTCTLIEPIQAMAELADFQPDLIILDMYMPACTGTELAKVIRHNDRYVSVPIIYLSAEDDLDKQLDAMSEGGDDFLTKPIKPRHLITTVRNRAARARNLKARMVRDSLTGLYNHTHILQLLEDCSFRARRENKPLSFAMLDIDHFKRVNDSHGHPMGDRVIKSLALFLKQRLRKTDFIGRYGGEEFAIVMPDTDIEAAHNVLDEIRQRFAEIHYPAQPEDLWCTFSAGVVELCDETDSLLMASQADEALYRAKAAGRNRVHAVPA
- a CDS encoding DUF2333 family protein, whose protein sequence is MLDWKNRAGSAPERAAEPKSATRSHLGGLVFSRALATLVGIYLLVTIALGWYWSEEPALFPVQQNAQMAAEKEGKQMVVGYTTVETLKTVVGTLLNKPGGYISNDRFPPGLWMDNTPSWEYGVLVQVRDLTRAMRKDFARSQSQSAEDADLAKAEPRFNFDNKSWVLPSSESEYQEGINSLSRYQARLSDPNQKTALFYARADNLNNWLGDVGTRLGSLSQRLSASVGRVKLNTALKTEVVAPGVAPQVDEEIVETPWMQIDNVFYEARGQAWALSHLLRAIEVDFADVLAKKNATVSVRQIIRELEASQEPVWSPMILNGSGFGVLANHSLVMANYISRANAAVIDLRQLLNQG
- a CDS encoding NUDIX hydrolase, whose protein sequence is MVDSSSDNLREAAHRAASDAEQIAWVDEQDNLLGALVRSELRERGLIGRGTYIMLFNSAGELCVHRRTLSKAIYPGYWDVAAGGMVLATETYAESAARELEEELGVSGVELTAHDHFFFEDTGNRLWCSAFSAVWDGPLILQPEEVLEARFLPVEAVLRDIQEKPYCPDSLAALKRYLRSRGEDVANTL